From Anaerohalosphaera lusitana, one genomic window encodes:
- the dxs gene encoding 1-deoxy-D-xylulose-5-phosphate synthase, producing MSEILDKINGPQDLQQLSPAALKQLAEEIRHHITHSVSKNGGHLASNLGAVEVSIAMHYVFNFAKDKLLWDVGHQCYAHKILTGRKEQFEHLRQRDGLSGFPSPAESEYDPFSVGHAGTAVPTAVGMALGAKHKKSDEKIVAFVGDASMVNGTSFEGLNNLNLVKRQLLVVLNDNSMAIDVTQGGIARFLSKVRLTHTYEDIRKTTDNMLEHLPLIGQKMEGAIHNLTKTVRLAVTPNRLFESMNIPYFGPVDGHDISSLIKVFRALKDLNSPAILHVYTKKGKGYSPADDDPTRFHSTGPFEMNGSIEPATRGKYTFTDAFGDAIVDLADKDDKVVAITAAMPDGTGLNNFRKKNPDRYYDVGIAESAAVDIGGGLAKQGMKPVMAIYSTFLQRGFDHMFQEFSLQDLPGVFCIDRSGVVGNDGPTHHGLCDIGYARMLPNFVVAAPANGAEMRAALEFALDCGKPVALRYPRDGVTDEQVELAGCDAPFEMGKSVTVREGSSDIIIAAVGPMVVESLKAAEQLAEEGIDVTVVNARFAKPVDESLVSKIGEGKCIITVEDHGAACGFGSALMERVSQRFATDGFENLGRIVNLAGPDEFIRAGARKVQLDEMGVTAERIAETVRRINAKGNL from the coding sequence ATGTCCGAGATATTAGATAAAATCAATGGTCCCCAGGACCTGCAGCAGTTGTCTCCGGCGGCGCTGAAGCAGTTGGCGGAGGAGATAAGGCACCATATTACGCACTCGGTTTCCAAGAACGGCGGTCACCTGGCGAGCAATCTCGGTGCGGTCGAAGTGTCCATCGCGATGCACTACGTGTTTAATTTCGCGAAGGATAAGCTTCTGTGGGACGTGGGGCATCAGTGTTATGCGCACAAGATTCTGACGGGGCGTAAGGAGCAGTTCGAACATTTGCGCCAGCGGGACGGTTTGAGCGGATTTCCGAGTCCTGCGGAGAGTGAATATGACCCATTTTCGGTCGGGCACGCGGGGACGGCGGTTCCGACGGCGGTGGGGATGGCGCTGGGGGCGAAGCATAAGAAGTCCGATGAGAAGATAGTTGCTTTCGTGGGTGACGCCAGTATGGTAAACGGCACCTCGTTTGAGGGGCTTAACAATCTCAATCTTGTCAAGCGTCAACTGCTGGTGGTTTTGAACGACAATTCGATGGCGATAGACGTGACCCAGGGCGGGATCGCGCGGTTTCTTTCAAAAGTGCGGCTGACGCATACCTATGAGGATATACGCAAGACGACAGACAATATGCTGGAGCATCTGCCGTTGATAGGGCAGAAAATGGAGGGGGCGATACACAATCTGACCAAGACGGTGCGTCTGGCGGTGACACCTAACCGTTTGTTCGAGAGTATGAACATACCGTATTTCGGGCCGGTGGACGGTCACGATATCAGTTCACTGATAAAGGTTTTCCGGGCGCTGAAGGATCTTAACAGTCCGGCGATACTGCATGTCTACACGAAGAAGGGCAAGGGGTATTCGCCTGCGGACGATGATCCGACGCGGTTCCATTCGACGGGTCCGTTCGAGATGAACGGTTCGATAGAGCCTGCGACGCGGGGCAAGTATACGTTCACTGATGCGTTCGGGGATGCAATTGTCGATCTGGCGGACAAGGACGATAAGGTTGTGGCTATAACGGCTGCGATGCCGGACGGTACGGGGCTTAACAATTTCCGCAAGAAGAACCCGGATCGCTATTATGACGTGGGGATCGCGGAAAGTGCGGCTGTGGATATTGGCGGGGGGCTTGCGAAGCAGGGTATGAAGCCGGTGATGGCGATATATTCGACGTTCTTGCAGCGCGGATTCGACCATATGTTCCAGGAATTTTCGCTGCAGGACCTGCCGGGCGTGTTCTGTATCGACAGAAGCGGCGTGGTGGGCAATGACGGGCCCACGCATCACGGGTTGTGTGACATCGGGTATGCGAGGATGCTGCCTAACTTTGTGGTGGCTGCGCCCGCTAACGGCGCGGAAATGCGTGCTGCGCTTGAGTTTGCGCTGGATTGCGGCAAGCCTGTTGCGTTGAGGTATCCAAGGGACGGGGTGACCGATGAGCAGGTTGAGCTGGCAGGGTGCGATGCACCGTTTGAGATGGGCAAGAGCGTGACCGTGCGCGAGGGGAGCTCGGATATAATTATTGCGGCTGTGGGGCCGATGGTGGTTGAATCGCTCAAAGCGGCTGAACAACTGGCGGAAGAAGGGATCGATGTCACGGTCGTAAATGCGAGATTCGCCAAGCCGGTGGATGAGAGTTTAGTCTCGAAAATCGGCGAGGGTAAGTGTATAATAACGGTAGAGGACCACGGAGCCGCTTGCGGTTTCGGCTCGGCTTTGATGGAGCGGGTATCCCAGAGATTCGCTACGGATGGTTTTGAGAATCTGGGCAGGATCGTGAATCTTGCAGGGCCCGACGAGTTCATAAGGGCTGGAGCCAGGAAAGTGCAGCTTGACGAAATGGGAGTGACCGCTGAGCGGATAGCCGAGACAGTCAGGAGAATAAACGCTAAAGGGAACCTCTAA
- a CDS encoding NAD(+)/NADH kinase, which yields MPKAKIIIFGDPERKYATEASERFIRFVDDRVDILANCFMGDCAVDFLRKADFAVVFGGDGTILSAARDLCEADVPVIGVNVGKLGFLAEFSVDELEELFEDILAGQTKIEKRMILHCSISRGKEPIFESTAVNDVAISAGAPFHMIDLKMTVQGQSLASCVGDGLIISTPTGSTAYNLSAGGPILSANLSAFVVTPVCPHSLSFRPIVISDKSIIEVESGRVNDNTTITLDGQISHKLKKNDVVKVFRHHGSFLVVNNPMRTQWDTLAEKLSWAEKPKYRYKHELARVSPKDDVEKDEVKK from the coding sequence ATGCCAAAGGCAAAGATCATAATTTTCGGAGATCCTGAGAGAAAATACGCCACCGAAGCGAGTGAGCGTTTCATCAGATTTGTCGATGACCGTGTGGACATCCTTGCGAACTGTTTTATGGGTGACTGTGCGGTCGATTTTTTGCGTAAAGCGGATTTTGCGGTTGTTTTCGGCGGTGACGGGACGATCCTTTCTGCGGCGCGGGATCTTTGCGAGGCGGACGTGCCGGTCATCGGAGTGAATGTCGGCAAGCTGGGTTTTCTGGCTGAGTTCAGTGTTGACGAGCTGGAGGAGCTGTTTGAGGATATTCTGGCCGGGCAGACGAAGATCGAAAAACGGATGATACTTCACTGCAGCATTTCACGGGGGAAGGAACCGATATTCGAGTCGACAGCGGTTAACGATGTAGCGATCTCGGCGGGTGCGCCGTTTCACATGATAGATCTGAAGATGACGGTGCAGGGTCAGTCGCTGGCAAGCTGTGTGGGGGACGGCCTGATCATTTCCACGCCAACCGGGTCGACGGCGTATAACCTTTCCGCAGGCGGGCCGATACTGTCGGCGAATCTGTCGGCATTTGTGGTGACGCCGGTTTGTCCGCATTCTCTGAGCTTTCGGCCTATCGTAATCAGTGATAAGAGCATCATAGAGGTGGAGTCGGGGCGGGTTAACGACAATACGACGATAACGCTGGACGGGCAGATATCGCACAAATTGAAGAAAAACGACGTAGTAAAAGTGTTTAGGCACCACGGATCGTTTCTGGTGGTGAACAACCCGATGCGCACACAATGGGACACATTGGCTGAAAAACTTAGTTGGGCAGAGAAGCCAAAATACCGATATAAACATGAATTAGCTCGTGTATCACCCAAAGATGACGTCGAAAAAGACGAGGTGAAAAAATGA
- a CDS encoding polyprenyl synthetase family protein encodes MSQEAADTGFSEELKRKAELANQVLNEVLASRTDIHPKLAEAMSYTLSAPGKRIRAAVIFWCSELIAGEVTDAAKIAAAAMETVHTYSLVHDDLPAMDDDDMRRGQPTCHRMYDEATAVLTGDALLTFAFDILANDVKNADISVKLIRTLAAAAGPAGMVGGQMQDLLSTSEKGDRETLEYIHLNKTAKMFGASAAMGAIAGGGTDEQVDSLYKYGLDIGLGFQVADDLLDISATSEELGKTAGKDQEQGKVTYPSLIGVERSRETAENLAADAIKRLENFGDRAQILRKLPRVLLDRTR; translated from the coding sequence ATGTCACAAGAAGCAGCGGATACAGGTTTTTCAGAAGAACTAAAACGTAAAGCAGAGCTTGCAAACCAGGTGCTCAACGAGGTACTTGCAAGCAGGACCGATATTCACCCAAAGTTAGCTGAGGCAATGAGTTACACGCTGAGCGCACCGGGCAAACGCATCCGCGCAGCGGTGATCTTCTGGTGCTCGGAACTGATAGCGGGCGAGGTGACGGACGCGGCGAAGATAGCGGCGGCGGCGATGGAAACGGTGCACACATATTCGCTGGTGCATGACGATCTGCCGGCGATGGACGATGACGACATGAGGCGGGGGCAGCCGACGTGTCATAGGATGTATGATGAGGCTACGGCAGTACTTACGGGTGATGCGCTTTTGACATTTGCGTTCGATATCCTTGCTAATGATGTCAAAAACGCGGATATTTCAGTGAAATTGATACGCACACTGGCGGCTGCGGCGGGGCCTGCGGGTATGGTTGGGGGGCAGATGCAGGATCTGCTGAGTACATCGGAGAAGGGTGACAGGGAAACATTGGAATATATCCACCTCAACAAAACCGCCAAGATGTTTGGTGCGTCTGCTGCGATGGGTGCGATAGCCGGCGGGGGGACGGACGAGCAGGTGGACAGTTTATATAAGTACGGTCTGGACATAGGTTTAGGGTTTCAGGTGGCGGACGATCTGCTGGATATTTCAGCGACGAGCGAGGAGCTGGGCAAGACCGCGGGCAAGGATCAGGAGCAGGGAAAAGTGACATATCCGTCGCTGATAGGGGTTGAAAGGTCGCGTGAAACGGCTGAAAACCTGGCTGCGGACGCGATAAAACGGCTCGAAAATTTCGGCGACAGGGCACAAATACTGCGAAAATTGCCCCGAGTTCTGCTGGACAGAACCCGGTAA
- a CDS encoding ATP-dependent DNA helicase, which translates to MISFQEDRGIDVKSILGADGFIAQAHHAFENRPEQLRMGMSVRDAFGDGEHLAVEAGTGVGKSFAYLAAALEQVQKKNSKVLISTYTINLQEQLINKDIPFLADVVPVEFSACLAKGRQNYVCLRRLAYAQKKQRELFSDLGIELQQLNAWAQETEDGSLSDCPIVPSAKAWDAVQSEHGNCRGRKCAHYRDCFYWRARRRLNTADIIVANHALLFSDLVLKEQGVGILPDYELVVIDEAHNIEHVAEDHFGINISNFTLTYLLRNLFNKRNRKGVLAFSEAAKARERVAECEKAGEVFFKQVEAWYEHAYRETNGRCQKEFVDDNITGPLRELRLELAKLSKDADDEDDSFELTRYIDRCKALEVSLKNFLTQDLEGNVYWVEASKGRRKRTALRSAPLDVGPHVKRCLFEPFQSVVTTSATLSCAGAEDRSGFDFFAKRIGLEEFKALKLGSPFDYENQVTLYIEPDLPEPNHGEFTTRAVEAIKKYVLQSEGQAFVLFTSYSMLKDMAGRMEEFVAEHGMELLCQGGGEDRATILERFKNGHRCVLFGTDSFWQGVDVPGEALSNVIIVRLPFAVPNHPLVQGRIEKMRAEGRNPFFEFQLPTAIIKFKQGFGRLIRSQSDRGIVVVLDSRIVSKQYGRLFLEAVPKCRVELSEDRYM; encoded by the coding sequence TTGATATCGTTTCAGGAAGATCGCGGTATAGACGTCAAGAGTATACTCGGGGCAGACGGTTTTATAGCTCAGGCGCATCATGCGTTTGAGAACCGTCCCGAGCAGTTGCGCATGGGTATGTCGGTGCGGGATGCGTTCGGGGACGGTGAGCATCTTGCGGTGGAAGCTGGGACGGGGGTCGGCAAGAGTTTTGCATACCTGGCGGCGGCGCTGGAGCAGGTGCAGAAGAAGAACAGCAAGGTGCTGATCAGCACGTACACTATCAATCTGCAGGAGCAGTTGATCAACAAGGATATACCTTTTCTGGCGGATGTGGTGCCGGTGGAGTTTTCGGCGTGTCTTGCGAAGGGGAGGCAGAATTATGTTTGTTTGCGTCGGCTGGCGTATGCGCAGAAGAAGCAGCGTGAGCTGTTCAGCGATTTAGGGATCGAATTGCAGCAGCTCAATGCGTGGGCGCAGGAGACGGAGGACGGGTCGCTGAGTGACTGTCCGATAGTGCCTTCTGCGAAGGCGTGGGATGCGGTGCAGAGCGAGCATGGGAACTGCCGGGGGCGGAAATGTGCGCATTATCGGGACTGTTTTTACTGGCGGGCGCGGAGGCGGCTGAATACGGCGGATATTATCGTGGCGAACCATGCGCTGCTGTTCAGTGACCTGGTGCTGAAGGAGCAGGGGGTTGGGATACTGCCGGACTATGAGCTGGTGGTGATCGATGAGGCGCACAACATCGAGCATGTGGCGGAGGATCATTTCGGGATAAACATCAGCAATTTTACGCTGACGTATCTGCTGCGGAATCTGTTTAACAAGCGGAACCGGAAGGGGGTGCTTGCTTTTTCTGAGGCGGCGAAGGCACGGGAGCGGGTTGCGGAGTGTGAGAAGGCTGGGGAGGTGTTTTTCAAGCAGGTGGAGGCGTGGTATGAGCATGCGTATCGGGAGACGAACGGGCGGTGTCAGAAGGAGTTTGTGGATGACAATATTACGGGGCCTTTGCGGGAGCTGCGGCTGGAGCTTGCGAAGCTGTCGAAGGATGCGGATGATGAGGATGACAGTTTTGAGCTTACGCGGTATATCGACCGGTGCAAGGCGCTGGAGGTGTCGCTGAAGAATTTTCTGACGCAGGATCTGGAGGGGAACGTTTACTGGGTGGAGGCGAGTAAGGGGAGGCGGAAGCGGACTGCGCTGCGGTCGGCGCCGCTGGACGTTGGGCCGCACGTGAAGCGGTGTCTGTTCGAGCCGTTCCAGTCGGTGGTGACGACGAGTGCGACGCTTAGCTGTGCGGGTGCGGAGGATCGGAGCGGGTTCGACTTTTTTGCGAAGCGTATCGGGCTGGAGGAGTTTAAGGCGTTGAAGCTGGGTTCGCCGTTCGATTATGAGAATCAGGTGACGCTTTATATCGAGCCGGACTTGCCGGAGCCGAACCATGGGGAGTTTACTACGCGGGCGGTTGAGGCGATCAAGAAATATGTATTGCAGAGCGAGGGGCAGGCGTTTGTGCTGTTTACGAGCTATTCGATGCTGAAGGATATGGCGGGGCGGATGGAGGAGTTTGTTGCTGAGCACGGGATGGAGCTGCTGTGCCAGGGGGGCGGTGAGGATCGGGCGACGATATTGGAGCGGTTCAAGAACGGGCATCGGTGTGTGCTGTTCGGGACGGACAGTTTCTGGCAGGGTGTTGATGTGCCGGGGGAGGCGCTGAGTAATGTGATAATTGTGCGGCTGCCGTTTGCGGTGCCGAATCATCCGCTGGTGCAGGGACGGATCGAGAAGATGCGGGCTGAGGGGCGGAATCCGTTTTTCGAGTTTCAGCTTCCGACGGCGATCATAAAATTCAAGCAGGGGTTCGGGCGGTTGATACGATCGCAGAGTGATCGGGGGATCGTGGTGGTGCTGGACAGTCGGATCGTGAGTAAGCAGTATGGGCGGTTGTTTCTGGAGGCTGTGCCGAAGTGCCGGGTGGAGCTTTCGGAGGATCGGTATATGTGA
- the miaA gene encoding tRNA (adenosine(37)-N6)-dimethylallyltransferase MiaA gives MILILGVTASGKGKLAFELAKQLDGEIISVDSMKVYRRMDIGTAKPPAERRAQIPHHLVDVVEPSESFSVDRYLELAEQAEKDILSRGKTPIAVGGTAMYIKTMLYGLFEGPGTDEAIRDKLRAEMEEIGKGKMHARLGEVDSEAAERIHPNDKKRIIRALEVYELTGKPISSFQTQFESGSIRPDCTVIGLRREKDIESRRINARVKRMIDEGLVDEVRGLLGEDEPLSKQAAVAIGYAEMIEHLQGEMSLDEAVEKIKINTRRFAKSQRTWFKTFREVQWIDIAENEGIDSVLQRALEIVRR, from the coding sequence ATGATCCTGATATTGGGTGTTACCGCTTCCGGCAAGGGTAAACTGGCGTTCGAACTTGCTAAACAGCTCGACGGCGAAATTATCAGCGTCGATTCCATGAAGGTCTATCGCCGTATGGATATCGGCACCGCCAAACCGCCTGCCGAACGCCGTGCGCAGATACCGCATCACCTGGTGGATGTGGTCGAGCCCAGCGAATCTTTCAGCGTGGATAGATACCTTGAGCTTGCTGAGCAGGCTGAAAAGGACATTCTCAGCCGCGGTAAGACGCCCATCGCCGTCGGCGGAACCGCCATGTATATCAAAACCATGCTTTACGGCCTGTTCGAGGGGCCCGGTACCGATGAGGCTATACGCGACAAGCTCCGCGCCGAAATGGAGGAAATCGGAAAGGGTAAAATGCACGCCCGGCTGGGCGAGGTCGATTCCGAGGCGGCTGAGAGAATACATCCCAACGATAAAAAACGCATTATTCGTGCGCTGGAGGTGTATGAGCTGACCGGCAAGCCGATAAGTTCGTTCCAGACGCAGTTCGAATCCGGGAGCATTCGGCCGGACTGTACGGTGATCGGGCTGCGCCGCGAGAAGGATATAGAGAGCAGACGCATCAATGCGCGGGTCAAGCGAATGATCGATGAGGGGCTGGTCGATGAGGTTCGCGGATTGCTTGGTGAGGATGAGCCGTTGAGCAAACAGGCAGCGGTTGCGATCGGGTATGCGGAGATGATCGAGCATCTGCAGGGGGAGATGTCGCTTGATGAGGCTGTCGAAAAGATAAAGATCAACACGCGGCGGTTCGCGAAGTCGCAGCGGACGTGGTTCAAGACTTTTCGTGAAGTGCAGTGGATCGATATTGCGGAAAACGAGGGCATCGACAGTGTTTTGCAGCGGGCGCTGGAGATCGTTCGGCGGTAG
- a CDS encoding metallophosphoesterase: MQEFDFAVIADVQYADKEAEGSRYYRQSMAKLLQCAEELNKVEPAFVVQVGDLIDGSDNSLKDLQNVNAVLAQMKAPVYHVTGNHDFEGLSRSEFMAYTGMQDPYYTFSYAGWRFVFLDTMDLAVQGGWDKSSENYRKGMIMLEETADAGEEFAREWNGGIGAEQVAWLREVLGRAKREGEKVVVFGHIPVYPAGDKHNLWNSRQIVDVLEAPGNVAAYICGHNHAGSYGENNGVHYMTMPAMVDGESQNSYAIVHVSSDKLVITGRGAVPSREIAVDKPYGHL; encoded by the coding sequence ATGCAGGAATTTGACTTTGCTGTTATTGCGGATGTTCAGTATGCGGATAAGGAGGCAGAGGGCTCGCGGTATTACCGGCAGTCGATGGCAAAACTGCTGCAATGCGCAGAAGAGCTGAACAAGGTTGAACCGGCGTTCGTTGTTCAAGTGGGCGACCTCATCGACGGCAGTGATAATTCCCTGAAAGATCTGCAGAACGTGAACGCGGTTCTCGCGCAGATGAAAGCGCCGGTTTATCATGTGACGGGGAATCATGACTTTGAAGGCTTGAGCCGGTCGGAATTTATGGCCTATACCGGTATGCAGGATCCGTACTATACTTTCAGCTACGCCGGGTGGCGGTTCGTATTTCTGGATACGATGGATCTTGCGGTGCAGGGCGGCTGGGATAAGAGCAGCGAGAATTACAGAAAAGGCATGATAATGCTGGAAGAAACCGCTGATGCGGGTGAAGAATTTGCCCGGGAATGGAACGGCGGGATAGGGGCCGAGCAGGTTGCGTGGCTGCGGGAAGTATTGGGCAGAGCTAAGCGGGAAGGCGAAAAAGTAGTTGTATTCGGTCATATCCCGGTTTATCCTGCCGGGGATAAGCATAATCTGTGGAATTCAAGGCAGATAGTCGATGTATTAGAAGCGCCGGGGAACGTTGCGGCGTATATATGCGGGCACAACCATGCGGGCAGTTACGGCGAGAATAATGGTGTGCATTATATGACGATGCCTGCGATGGTGGACGGCGAGTCGCAGAATTCGTATGCGATCGTGCATGTCAGTTCCGATAAGCTGGTTATTACCGGACGCGGAGCGGTGCCCAGCAGAGAGATAGCGGTAGATAAGCCTTATGGGCACCTCTAA
- a CDS encoding peptidylprolyl isomerase — protein sequence MALYVNGERVEEKEIQAEVERLKPDYQRVFGDQSPEEQYEQLYAWSKENVIERVLLRQAARAKVTDVDDETVEKAFENLVEQAGGKAELLSQAGLAPGSEDKVRQDIADRMKTEKLIEKITADVGEPTKKQIEKYYQKNLERFTIPEMIRASHIVLHPSPDVDRETQYKEMEETLSKLKKGEAFDTLAQQHSACPENGGDLGYFPRGQMVQSFEDVVFNMKVGETSEIFETEFGYHIAKVTDHKESTPCPLDDVREVIVKELTEQAKQKALEKFVDAQKERATIEEKD from the coding sequence ATGGCGTTATATGTGAATGGTGAACGGGTAGAGGAAAAAGAGATACAGGCGGAGGTCGAACGGCTGAAGCCTGATTATCAGCGTGTGTTCGGTGATCAGTCGCCGGAGGAGCAGTACGAGCAGCTTTATGCTTGGTCGAAGGAGAACGTGATCGAGCGGGTTCTGCTGCGGCAGGCGGCTCGTGCGAAGGTGACGGATGTGGATGATGAGACGGTTGAGAAGGCGTTCGAGAACCTCGTCGAGCAGGCGGGGGGTAAGGCTGAGCTGCTGAGCCAGGCGGGGTTGGCACCGGGCAGTGAGGATAAGGTGAGGCAGGATATCGCGGACCGGATGAAGACGGAGAAGCTGATCGAGAAGATCACCGCGGATGTGGGTGAGCCTACGAAAAAGCAGATCGAGAAGTATTATCAGAAGAACTTGGAGCGGTTTACTATTCCGGAGATGATCCGGGCGTCGCATATCGTGCTGCATCCGAGTCCGGATGTGGACCGGGAGACGCAGTATAAGGAGATGGAGGAGACACTTTCAAAGCTGAAGAAGGGTGAGGCATTTGATACGCTGGCGCAGCAGCATTCGGCATGTCCGGAGAACGGCGGGGACCTGGGGTATTTTCCGCGGGGGCAGATGGTGCAGTCGTTCGAGGATGTCGTTTTCAATATGAAGGTGGGCGAGACGAGCGAGATATTTGAGACGGAATTCGGGTATCATATCGCGAAGGTGACGGATCATAAGGAGTCGACGCCTTGTCCACTGGATGATGTGCGGGAAGTTATCGTCAAGGAGCTGACGGAGCAGGCGAAGCAGAAGGCGCTGGAGAAATTTGTGGATGCTCAGAAGGAGCGGGCGACGATCGAAGAAAAAGACTGA
- a CDS encoding tetratricopeptide repeat protein, protein MTLRYKILAAALVVLISFVTFAQPQRGSNRSHLLNPTQPVTAGQRGLRRSTSEIDYQNRNLLITGNVAGNRNFRGNVPYQSQYEFRGSLGSDDLNDFIRRSADPIYDRNPGTYTPYYLPSQTVTTLQRSGQSGLQSPTLLDPSVMNVYQVARPQDLESLTFTGTRDYFTGSTDDLERELDLQLSVLQVDEYQERELSPTDITSLVERDDLKPQRIEDMDEDEQDLRRGELERLERKFDESLEPIEPDEPLEPLTPEEMVEMQKEGRVIRERREAVEPEVLDEEEGDGMEVLPEEKMEEAEPEEGEEPVEEPELTPSQKARAREILEEYGSFEAFAEERYDKHMSRANGLLEEGKFYKAADAFDLAAIYKSKEPDVYAGKSLALFASGSYVTSSYLLQRTLKMEPGYVEEDVDLEELMGGKAKLSERVKDLQSWYDRNNAPELALLLSYVHYQMGDYDQARAILEQAGETVEGSEAVQLIEGAIEKAVKSSGGSGS, encoded by the coding sequence ATGACTTTACGATATAAGATCCTGGCAGCAGCACTTGTGGTTTTGATAAGCTTTGTGACTTTCGCGCAACCGCAAAGGGGGTCCAACCGGTCCCATTTGCTGAATCCGACTCAGCCGGTGACGGCGGGGCAGAGGGGTTTGCGGAGGTCTACAAGCGAGATCGATTATCAGAACCGAAATCTGCTTATAACCGGTAACGTTGCGGGCAACCGGAACTTCCGGGGGAACGTGCCTTATCAGTCGCAGTACGAGTTCCGCGGTTCGCTTGGATCGGATGATCTGAATGATTTTATACGCCGGTCAGCGGATCCTATTTATGACCGGAATCCAGGGACATATACTCCTTATTACCTTCCTTCACAGACCGTTACGACTCTTCAGAGGAGCGGTCAGTCGGGGTTGCAGAGTCCGACGTTGCTGGATCCGAGCGTCATGAACGTATACCAGGTTGCTCGTCCGCAGGATCTGGAGAGTCTGACGTTTACGGGTACGAGGGATTATTTTACCGGTTCGACGGACGATCTGGAGCGGGAGCTCGATCTGCAGTTGTCGGTTCTTCAGGTTGACGAGTATCAGGAGCGGGAGCTTTCGCCGACGGACATTACATCACTTGTGGAACGCGATGATCTCAAGCCGCAGCGCATCGAGGATATGGACGAAGATGAACAGGATCTGAGGCGGGGTGAGCTTGAAAGGCTGGAGCGTAAGTTTGATGAGTCGCTGGAACCCATCGAGCCTGATGAGCCGCTGGAGCCATTGACTCCTGAAGAGATGGTGGAGATGCAGAAGGAGGGTCGTGTGATCCGTGAGCGCCGCGAGGCTGTAGAGCCCGAGGTTCTCGATGAGGAAGAAGGCGACGGCATGGAGGTGCTGCCGGAAGAAAAAATGGAAGAGGCTGAGCCTGAGGAAGGTGAAGAGCCGGTCGAGGAGCCGGAGCTTACGCCGTCACAGAAGGCGCGTGCTCGTGAGATACTGGAAGAATACGGCAGCTTCGAGGCGTTTGCAGAGGAGCGTTACGACAAGCATATGAGCCGGGCGAATGGACTGCTTGAAGAGGGTAAGTTCTACAAGGCCGCGGATGCGTTCGATCTTGCTGCGATCTACAAGAGCAAGGAGCCCGATGTTTATGCCGGCAAGTCGCTGGCGCTGTTCGCGTCGGGCAGTTACGTTACAAGCTCGTATCTGCTGCAGCGTACGCTGAAGATGGAACCGGGGTATGTCGAGGAAGACGTCGATCTGGAAGAGCTGATGGGCGGCAAGGCGAAGCTGAGCGAGCGGGTCAAGGACCTGCAGAGCTGGTACGATAGGAACAACGCGCCGGAACTTGCGCTGCTGCTGAGTTATGTTCATTACCAGATGGGCGATTACGATCAGGCGAGAGCGATACTCGAGCAGGCAGGCGAGACGGTCGAGGGCAGCGAGGCTGTGCAGTTGATCGAAGGCGCGATCGAGAAGGCGGTTAAGAGCAGCGGCGGGTCCGGCAGTTGA